A part of Prosthecobacter sp. SYSU 5D2 genomic DNA contains:
- a CDS encoding M20 family metallopeptidase: MNPHPSNVIELCQALVQIPSVNPDGDPGCDQTGEAACAAYVGEFLAASGASVQLEEVVPGRPNVIGRFPTEPSPDGRRKPRIVFGPHTDTVSVGGMTIDPFGGELRDGRLWGRGASDTKGPMAAMLWALHEMRAEIARLPVEVHFAGFMSEESAQLGSQHFAAHHGPYDFAIIGEPTRMKVVHKHKGCLWADVHTTGVAVHGSIPEKGVNAIVKMAALVQALDTDFRQVLRDTGGEDEWLGCSTVNLGMIRGGTRSNIVADHCVLRVDMRTTPGLNRAGGAVAALTEFVRRQDETARVEPLPETFPLDTDAENPFVQRLLDCGTEVTGAPWFCDAAFLAAAGTPAVAMGPGDISQAHTKDEFIAVEDLVAGKDFFVKFLKSWLA; encoded by the coding sequence CTGTGACCAGACGGGAGAGGCGGCCTGCGCGGCCTATGTGGGAGAGTTTCTGGCAGCCAGCGGCGCGTCGGTGCAACTGGAGGAAGTGGTGCCGGGCAGGCCGAATGTGATCGGCCGGTTTCCCACGGAGCCTTCACCGGATGGCCGGCGCAAGCCGCGCATCGTCTTCGGGCCGCACACGGATACGGTGAGCGTGGGCGGCATGACGATAGATCCCTTTGGCGGGGAGCTGCGGGACGGGCGCCTCTGGGGGCGCGGGGCCAGCGATACGAAGGGGCCGATGGCGGCGATGCTGTGGGCGCTGCATGAGATGCGGGCGGAGATCGCGCGGCTGCCGGTGGAGGTACACTTCGCGGGCTTTATGTCGGAGGAGTCTGCGCAGCTTGGGTCGCAGCATTTTGCCGCGCATCATGGGCCGTATGACTTTGCCATCATCGGGGAGCCGACCCGGATGAAGGTGGTGCACAAGCACAAGGGCTGCCTGTGGGCGGATGTGCATACGACCGGGGTGGCCGTGCATGGCTCCATCCCGGAGAAGGGGGTGAATGCGATCGTGAAAATGGCGGCGCTGGTGCAGGCGCTGGACACGGACTTCCGCCAGGTGCTGAGAGATACGGGCGGTGAGGATGAGTGGCTGGGATGCAGCACCGTGAACCTGGGCATGATCCGCGGCGGCACGCGGTCTAACATTGTGGCGGACCACTGTGTGCTGCGCGTGGACATGCGCACCACGCCGGGCCTGAACCGCGCGGGCGGGGCGGTGGCGGCTCTGACGGAGTTTGTCCGGCGGCAGGATGAAACGGCGCGGGTGGAGCCGCTGCCGGAGACCTTTCCGCTGGATACGGATGCGGAAAATCCCTTTGTGCAGCGGCTGCTGGACTGCGGCACGGAGGTGACCGGTGCGCCGTGGTTCTGCGATGCGGCCTTCCTGGCGGCGGCGGGCACCCCGGCGGTGGCCATGGGCCCGGGGGATATCTCCCAGGCGCACACGAAGGATGAGTTCATCGCGGTGGAAGATCTGGTGGCCGGGAAGGACTTCTTTGTGAAGTTTCTGAAAAGCTGGCTGGCCTAA